AATATAATGAAAAAATACCTATCGTATATTTTATTAGCACTTCTTTGCTATTTACTTTATGAAAATGCAGATTCTAAATTTATAGTAGCTGGTGTTGGAATATTTATAATAGGTATGCATTTTATGGAAGATGGTTTTAAACTTTTTAGTGGAGGAACACTAGAAAAGATTATTACTAAAAGTACAGATACAACTTTTAAATCAATAAGTTTAGGGGTTGTTTCAACAGCAATTTTACAAAGTTCTTCTTTGATTTCTATTATTGTAATCTCTTTTTTATCTGCAAAACTTATTACTCTTTCTGGTGCTATTGGAGTTGTTTTTGGCTCAAACGTTGGAACAACTGCAACAGCATGGATTGTTTCATATTTTGGTATGAAAATAAATATTGAAGCTTTAGCTTTACCTATGATTATTTTCGGTGTGATTTTTAGATTTTATAAAAGTAAATCAGTTCAAGGGATAGGAAATGTTCTTTTAGGTTTAGGATTTGTTTTTCTTGGTATTGGATATATGAAAGACGGATTTGAAGATTTAAAACAAGGGATAGATTTATCTCAATATGCAGTTGAAGGGTATAAAGGAATTTTTATTTATATTCTTGTTGGAATTGTAGCAACTGTTATAATTCAATCAAGTAGTGCAACTTTGGCTTTAACAATTACAGCATTAGCAACGGGACAAATTATTTACTTAAATGCGATTGCAATTGCAATTGGAGCAAATATAGGTACTACAATTACTGCTTTAATGGGAGCTGCTGTTTCAAATTCAAATAGTAAAAGAATGGCATTAGCTTTATTGATTTTTAATAGTATAACAGCTGTTGTTGTTACAGTTTTTTTATACTATTTGGTTGATATAGTTGATTATCTTGCTGTTCATGTGGGAATTAATGAAGATGATTTTGCAATGAAATTATCACTATTTCATACAGTATTTAATATTTTTGGATTGTTAATTTTCTCATTTTTTATTCCAAAATTAGTAAATTTCTTAAAAAAACTTTTTGTAGAGGAAAAAGAAGCTTATATTCAAAAAACAAAATATTTAGATATGGAAGTTGTTGCTGTTCCTTTTGCAGCACTAAAAGCAACTAGAAAAGAGATAATTCATTTATATGATAATGCAAGTGAAGTTTTAAGCCATGCAATTATGCTTCATAGACATAGATATTTAGGAAAAACTGATATATCAACTGCTGTAAAAGAGTCAACAGATATTATTGAATTGAACATTGAAGATTTTTATCAAACAAGAATTAAATCACTTTATAGTGATATTATAGATTATTCTACATATTTCATAAATGATTTAGAAGGTGAAGATAGAAACTATTTGTATGATTTAAGAAGTGCGTGTAGAGATATCGCTGAAGCTGTAAAAAATACAGAAGAGTTGCAAGAAAATATTTCAAAATATCTGTTAAGTAATAATGATTATATAAAAGATGAATATAATTATATTAGAGAAGCAATTGCAAAAACAATAAATACAATAAATGAGATAAAAAATAGTAAAGATGAGATAGATGTTCTTTCAAAATCAGAATTATTAAAAGATTATTTAAAAAGTTTAGATGTTATTGCAACCGGTAGAATTGATATATTAATTAGAGAGAAAAGAATTGATAAAAAAATGGCAACAACTTTATTAAATGATAGTTCTCATGCTTATAATATTATTAATAAATTAATAAATGTGGCTAAAATATTATGGATAGAAGATTCAACTGTTAAACAACTAGGAGAAGACTATGAAGCTGGTAAAAATTTATGAAAAAGTTAAAAAATATCTGTCATTAATTGAAGATAAACAAGAAATTGAAAAGAAAAAAATAAAAAAACTTCAAGAAAAAATCGAAGATAAAATCTCTAAAATAGAACAAAAAATCAAAGAACTTAATAATATAGAAGAAAAAGAAAGATTAAAAAAAGAGATAATAATTCTTAAAGAATTTAAAAAACAGTTAAAAAATAAAAAGTAAATGACAGCAATTTTTAGCTAATATTACAAACTTTTTGTCTTTATGGCAAATTGAATTCTTTAAATTTTTATTTTAACTTTCTTAAGACATATTTTAGAAAACAAAAAAATGGAAAACAAAAGATGGAAAACAACTCAAGCAAGGCTTGTGGAAAACAAAGGATGGAAAACAAAATGAAAAAACAAACTCAATATTTATTTACAAGTGAAGTAGTAAGCCCAGGACACCCTGACAAATGTGCAGATATTATAGCCGACTCAATAGTTGATAGATTAATTATAGAAGATAAAGATAGTCGTGTAGCATCTGAAGTATTTGTTGCTGGAAAACATGTGGTAATTGGTGGAGAAGTAAAATCAAAAGCACAATTATCTTTTGAAGATTATGAAAAATTAGTAAAAGATGCATTGGCAAAAATTGGATATGATGGAAAATCAGCATTCACAAAAGAACAATGTTTACACCCTGATGAAGTAAAAGTTCAAGTTTTACTAAATCAACAAAGCCCAGATATTTCTCAAGGAGTTGACCAAACAACTGGAGAAATTGGAGCAGGTGACCAAGGAATTATGTTTGGTTTTGCTTCAAGTGAAACAGCAGATTATATGCCAGCAGCTATTACATATGCTAGAATGTTATGTGATAAAGTTTATAATTATGCTTTACATCATAATCAAAAACTAGGAGTTGATATTAAAACTCAAGTTACAGTTGATTATGGTACAAAAGAGAATTTTGAAAATTGTAAACCACAAAAAATTCATACAATAGTTGTAAGTGCACCTTCTGTTGAGGGAATGCCAATTGAAGAAGTAAGAGCATTAATTCAAGGTTTAATTGATGATGCTGGACTTCCTACAAATATGTATGATAAAAAATCAACAATTATTCATATTAATCCAACAGGAAGATATGTAAATCACTCTTCTTTACACGATAGTGGATTAACAGGAAGAAAATTAATCGTTGATTCATTTGGTGGATATGCACCAATTGGTGGTGGAGCACAAAGTTCAAAAGATTATACAAAAGTTGATAGAAGTGGACTTTATGCTGCACGTTGGATAGCAAAACATATTGTTGCTTCTGGACTTGCAAAAAAAGCAATAGTTCAAATTTCATATGCAATTGGTGTTGCACGTCCAACTTCAGTTGCAGTTGATACAATGGGAACATTTACAAAATTTGATGATGATACTTTATCACAATTTGTAATGGACACTTTTCCATTAACACCAAGATGGATTACAGAAAAATTTGCCTTAGATAAACCAAGCGAAAAAACTTTCCTTTATGCAGATGTTGCTGCACGTGGGCAAGTTGGTCAAAGCGATTATCCTTGGGAAAAATTAGACGAATTAGATAAATTTGAAAACATTCAAAAATAATAAAGGATTATTATGGATTTAAGAAACTTATTTAGCAAAATATCTTTTGATACAAAATCAAAAGAACAGCCAACAAAAAAAGATGCACCAAGTCACTGGGTAAAATGTCCAGAATGTAGTGCATTGATGTTTTTTAAAGAGGTAGAAAATCAAGATAACATTTGCCCAAAATGTAATTTTCATATGAGAATTGGTGCAAAAAGAAGAATTGAGATTTTAACAGATAAAGATAGTTTTGTTGAATATGATGCAAATCTAAAGCCAAATGATCCATTAAAATTTGTTGATAAAACTTCTTACAAAAAAAGAGTTGATGAAGCTTTAAAAAATACAGGAAGAACATCATCTGTTGTTAGTGGTGAATGTACAATAAATGGTATTCCTGTACAAATGGTTGTTTTTGACTTTGCTTTTATGGGTGGAAGTTTAGGTTCTGTTGAAGGTGAAAAAATAGTACGAGCTGTAAATAGAGCCATTGAAAAACATCAAGGTTTAATTATTATCTCTGCTTCAGGAGGTGCAAGAATGCAAGAGTCAACTTTTGCATTAATGCAAATGGCAAAAACTTCTGCAGCTCTTAAAAAATTAGATCATGCAAAACTTCCATATATTTCAATATTAACTGACCCAACAATGGGTGGAGTTTCTGCATCATTTGCTTTTTTAGGTGATATTATTATGGCAGAACCAGGTGCGTTAATTGGATTTGCAGGTCAAAGAGTTATTAAACAAACAATAGGAGCTGATTTACCAGCAGGTTTCCAAAGAGCAGAGTTCTTACTAGAAAAAGGTTCTATTGATATGGTTGTTAATAGATCAAAAATGAAACAAACTTTAACAGACCTTTTAAGTATGTTTCAAAAAGAAAAAATTAGCTAATAAATGATTTCAAATTTAGAAAAGGCTTTAGGTTTTGAACTTAAAGCCTTTAATTACTTATATATCTTATGTGATTATGAAACACTACTTAAAAAAAATATCTCTTTAAAAAAATTTGTTGATTTATGTAAAAAAAATGATGTGAAATTAGTTCAATATAGAGATAAAATTTCATCAATTGAAGAACAAAAAACAAATCTTTTATATTTAAAATCAAATCTGAATATTCCAATAATCATAAATGACAAAATTGAATTAATAGAATATGCTGATGGATTACATTTAGGTCAAGAAGATTTTTCTAAAATACATAATGATAAAAAAATAGCTATAAAATTAATAAAAGCAAAAATAAAAGATAAATTACTTGGTCTTTCAACTCACAATGAAATAGAGATTTTAGAGGCTAATGAATTGCCTTTAGATATGATAGGTTTAGGAGCTTACAGAAATACAAATACAAAAGATGTAAGTTCAATAATAGGTTCTAAAATTTCATATTTAGCAAAAATTTCAAAACATCCAGTTTGTGCTATTGGTGGAGTTAAAATGGATGATATTATAGAAAATGTTAGATTTAATGTTATAGGAAGTGGTTTTTTTAATGAAAATTAATATTTATTCTATATTAAAACCATCAAAAGATAATTTTGATTCGATTATACAAGAATTTGTAAAAATGTCTTCAAAATATGCAAAAGTTGAAGTTTTATATATTTTTAATAAAAATATAGCAAAAGCCCAAACTATTGGTGAAAAAGAGGCTCAACAATCATATAGTGAAACTTATGAACCATTACTAAAAGGCTACAATATTGCACTTGATGTTTTAGGCAAAAAAGTTGATACATATGCTTTTTCAAATTTAATTGAAAATAAAAATGAAGTTAATTTTTTTATTGGTGGAGCATATGGATTTCAAAGAGAATTTTTACAAAAATGTGATAGTGTGATTTCACTTAGTGATTTAACTATGGCTCATAAAGTTGCAAATGTTGTTTTAACAGAACAGATATTTAGAAGCTTATGTATTCAAAACAATCATCCATATCATAAGTAATTTATAAACATTTTTGTATAATGAAAAATAGTAAAAGAAAGTCTTATAAAAAGGAAAGAAGATGGGTCTTAAAAAATATATCATCTCTTCAATAATATTTATTATTGCAGTATTTGGATATGCATATAGCTTAGAGTTAGGTGAATATGAAATTTCACTACTTGGATATTCTTTAAATTTACCTGTATCAGTTTGGATTATATTTCCAGTTGTAGTTTTAACATTAGTTACATACTTACATATAATTTTTTATGGATTAATTAACTATTTCAAACAAAGAGCAGTAAATAAAGATCATGAAGCAATGATAGAGTTTGTTAAATCACAATTGTTAGAAAAAACTAATGTAGTTAAGTTTAGAACAAAAGATTTTAGAAATTTATCTTCAATCCTATCTCAATTTAAAATAACACCAAAAGATGAAAGATTTACATCTTCAAATGAAGAGTTAAATAAAATTGTTGGAAATATCCAAGATATTAATGATGGGAAATATGTAAGTGACAAATCTTTCAAAATAAATGAAACATCAAAATTAGCAAATCTAAATCTTTTAAATAAAGTTAATGAGCAAATTGATTTTGCAGTTGATGTATTAAAAAAATCTGAAAACTATTCTTCAAATGTAGTTAGACAATCATTTGAAAATGTATTGGCAGAAAAAACTATGACAACAGTTAAAAAAGTTTATAAAAATATTAAACTTGATAAAGAGTTGGCATTTAAACTTTTTGAAAAAGATGCAGCAAATAATGAGTTTGGATTTACGGCTGAAGAGATTTTAGCAATTGTTAAAGATATAGATTTTACAAAAGATGATTATTTAGCATTAGCAAAAAATTATGAAAAAATATTAAAACCTGATCAAATAATTGCTATTTTTGAAAAATTATCAAATGAAGTTGAAGAAGCAACAACTGCATATTTACATGTATTATGTGAATATGAAATGATTGATAAAGTTAAAGAGATAGTTTCTTTAACTCCTGATAATAAATTTACTGCATTTAAAGCACTTCTGGATTTAAAAGAGTCTGGAAAACACTATAACTTAGAAACGATATCTTATAAATAATGAATAATAAACTTGATTTTAGCAAACCTCTAGTGGTTTTAGCACCACTAGCAGGTTATACAGATTTACCTTTTAGGTCGGTTGTAAAAAAATTTGGTGCTGATTTAACTATCTCTGAAATGATTTCTTCAAATGCCTTAGTTTATAAATCTGCAAGAACACTCAAAATGATAGAAAAATCTCCAACAGAAGATCCATATTTCGTTCAAATTGCTGGGAATAGCGTAGATTTAGTAAAAGCTGCTGTTGAAATTTTGAATGATGTTGAAGGGATTGATGGAATTGATTTAAACTGCGGATGTCCTGCTCCAAAGGTTTTTAATCATGGTTCAGGTTCAAATCTTTTAGGAGATTTAAAAAAACTTGAAGAGATTTTATCTACAGTTAAAAAATACTCTAAAAAACAATATACAAGTGCAAAAGTAAGACTTGGTGTAAATGAAAAAATTCCAGTTGAAATAGGAAAAGCAGTTGAAGCTTGTGGAGTTGATTTTGTATCAGTTCATGGAAGAACAAGAGCTGGGAAATATAAAGCTCCAGTTGATTATGATGCAATTAAAATGATGAAAGAAGCTGTATCTATTCCTGTTATTGCAAATGGTGATATAAAAGATTACGAAAAAGCAAAAGAAGTATTAGAATATACAAAAGCAAATGGAGTTATGATAGGTCGAGGTGCGATTGGAAAACCTTGGGTATTTTATCAGTTAAAACATGGAATAGAAAATATTTCAAATGAAAAGAAAAAAGAGATAATTTTAGAACATTATGATGCTATGTTAAAGTTTCATGGACCACATGGTGCAATAATGTTTAGAAAATTATTACACGCTTACTCTAAAGGTTACACAGGTGCCAATGAATTTAGAGATATTGTAAATAAAATCTCTGATGTAGATGTCATGAGAGATATGATAGAAAACTTTTTTTAAACCTTTTTAATTAGATTCAAAAGTTATTTAGATAGAATATTACACTTTTTATAAGTAAAGAAATTATAAACAATTTTTTAATAAAGGAAATATTTGTCTAAATACTATTTTGAATTAGCTTTAAAACCAGATAATCATTATGAACTTTTTTTAGATTTATTAGAATCACTAACAACAGATGCAATCGAAGAAAATGAAGGTACTTTAATTGTTCGAAGTGAAGAAGAACTTGAAGATATAAAATTTGGAATCGAAGAGTTCTCTAAAGCATTAAATACAAACTGTAATATTTCATATGATAAAAAAGAGAATATAGATTGGATAAAAGAATATCAAAAATCTGTGAAATCAGTTGAAGTTGGAAACTTTTTTATTAGACCATCATGGGAAGAAGAAAAAGAGAATAAAATAGATATTATAATTGACCCAGCTTTATCTTTTGGTTCAGGACACCATGAAACAACATCTTCTTGTATAGAAGCAATTGATGAATTTGTAAAAGAAAAACAAACTGTTTTAGATGTGGGAACAGGAAGTGGTATTTTAGCAATTGCAGCAGCTAAAAAAGGGTGTGTAGTTGATATATGTGATACAGATGAAGTTTGTATAGTTGATACAAAATCAAATTTTGAATTAAATGGTGTTACATTTAATGATTCTTGGGTTGGTTCAACAAATAAAACAACTAAAAAATATGATGTAGTTATTGCAAATATAGTAGCTGATGTATTAGTTATGATTGCAAATGATTTAAAAAAATGTCTAAATGAAAATGGATTATTAATAATTTCAGGTATTTTAGATAAACATATAAATAGAGTATTAAGTAAATTTAAAGATTTAGAACAAGTGAAACTTATTCATAAAAATGAATGGGTTACAGTTGTATTTAAGAATAATAAGGAGTTTTAGTTATGGCTAAAAAACAACAAAATAATAACAATAACAATGCAAATAATGGAAATAATAATAACTTTTTTAATAATAACCCATTATTAATATTTGTAATTTTTTCAATTGTAACTATATTTGCATTTAAAGCAATTTTTCCAGAAGACCAAGTAGGAAGTTCAAATTCAAATATCCAAGCATTTGGACAAACAGCAAATAAAACAATTGCATATTCTGATTTAAAGAAATTAATTAGTTCAGGAAAAATCGAATATGTAGGAATAGGAAACACACAAATTAGAGCTATCTCTAAAGGTGATGGTGGACAAGTTATAACATATACTGCAAGAAGAGTTGTTCCTGATGAAACACTAATCCCTGAACTAGAAAAAAATGCAATAGGATATGGTGGAATCAATGAAGAAAATATTTTAGCTGATATTTTATTTGGTTGGGTTTTACCAATATTTATTTTCTTTGCTATTTGGATGTTTATTGCTAAAAGAATGCAAAAATCAATGGGTGGTGGTTCAGGAGGAATTCTCGGAATAGGTTCATCTAAAAAGATGATTAATTCTGAAAAACCAAATGTAAAATTTGATGACATGGCTGGGAATAAAGAGGCAAAAGAGGAAGTTCAAGAAGTTGTTGATTTCTTAAAATCACCAGATAGATATGTAAGACTTGGTGCTCAAATTCCAAAAGGTGTTTTATTAGTAGGACCTCCAGGTACAGGTAAAACACTTTTAGCAAAAGCAGTTGCTGGAGAGGCTGATGTTGAGTTTTTATCAGTTTCAGGTTCTGCATTTATTGAAATGTTCGTAGGAGTTGGTGCTTCAAGAGTTAGAGATTTGTTTGAACAAGCAA
The genomic region above belongs to Arcobacter ellisii and contains:
- a CDS encoding tRNA dihydrouridine synthase, giving the protein MNNKLDFSKPLVVLAPLAGYTDLPFRSVVKKFGADLTISEMISSNALVYKSARTLKMIEKSPTEDPYFVQIAGNSVDLVKAAVEILNDVEGIDGIDLNCGCPAPKVFNHGSGSNLLGDLKKLEEILSTVKKYSKKQYTSAKVRLGVNEKIPVEIGKAVEACGVDFVSVHGRTRAGKYKAPVDYDAIKMMKEAVSIPVIANGDIKDYEKAKEVLEYTKANGVMIGRGAIGKPWVFYQLKHGIENISNEKKKEIILEHYDAMLKFHGPHGAIMFRKLLHAYSKGYTGANEFRDIVNKISDVDVMRDMIENFF
- a CDS encoding 50S ribosomal protein L11 methyltransferase → MSKYYFELALKPDNHYELFLDLLESLTTDAIEENEGTLIVRSEEELEDIKFGIEEFSKALNTNCNISYDKKENIDWIKEYQKSVKSVEVGNFFIRPSWEEEKENKIDIIIDPALSFGSGHHETTSSCIEAIDEFVKEKQTVLDVGTGSGILAIAAAKKGCVVDICDTDEVCIVDTKSNFELNGVTFNDSWVGSTNKTTKKYDVVIANIVADVLVMIANDLKKCLNENGLLIISGILDKHINRVLSKFKDLEQVKLIHKNEWVTVVFKNNKEF
- the metK gene encoding methionine adenosyltransferase, with the translated sequence MKKQTQYLFTSEVVSPGHPDKCADIIADSIVDRLIIEDKDSRVASEVFVAGKHVVIGGEVKSKAQLSFEDYEKLVKDALAKIGYDGKSAFTKEQCLHPDEVKVQVLLNQQSPDISQGVDQTTGEIGAGDQGIMFGFASSETADYMPAAITYARMLCDKVYNYALHHNQKLGVDIKTQVTVDYGTKENFENCKPQKIHTIVVSAPSVEGMPIEEVRALIQGLIDDAGLPTNMYDKKSTIIHINPTGRYVNHSSLHDSGLTGRKLIVDSFGGYAPIGGGAQSSKDYTKVDRSGLYAARWIAKHIVASGLAKKAIVQISYAIGVARPTSVAVDTMGTFTKFDDDTLSQFVMDTFPLTPRWITEKFALDKPSEKTFLYADVAARGQVGQSDYPWEKLDELDKFENIQK
- a CDS encoding Na/Pi cotransporter family protein, producing the protein MKKYLSYILLALLCYLLYENADSKFIVAGVGIFIIGMHFMEDGFKLFSGGTLEKIITKSTDTTFKSISLGVVSTAILQSSSLISIIVISFLSAKLITLSGAIGVVFGSNVGTTATAWIVSYFGMKINIEALALPMIIFGVIFRFYKSKSVQGIGNVLLGLGFVFLGIGYMKDGFEDLKQGIDLSQYAVEGYKGIFIYILVGIVATVIIQSSSATLALTITALATGQIIYLNAIAIAIGANIGTTITALMGAAVSNSNSKRMALALLIFNSITAVVVTVFLYYLVDIVDYLAVHVGINEDDFAMKLSLFHTVFNIFGLLIFSFFIPKLVNFLKKLFVEEKEAYIQKTKYLDMEVVAVPFAALKATRKEIIHLYDNASEVLSHAIMLHRHRYLGKTDISTAVKESTDIIELNIEDFYQTRIKSLYSDIIDYSTYFINDLEGEDRNYLYDLRSACRDIAEAVKNTEELQENISKYLLSNNDYIKDEYNYIREAIAKTINTINEIKNSKDEIDVLSKSELLKDYLKSLDVIATGRIDILIREKRIDKKMATTLLNDSSHAYNIINKLINVAKILWIEDSTVKQLGEDYEAGKNL
- a CDS encoding thiamine phosphate synthase, with the protein product MISNLEKALGFELKAFNYLYILCDYETLLKKNISLKKFVDLCKKNDVKLVQYRDKISSIEEQKTNLLYLKSNLNIPIIINDKIELIEYADGLHLGQEDFSKIHNDKKIAIKLIKAKIKDKLLGLSTHNEIEILEANELPLDMIGLGAYRNTNTKDVSSIIGSKISYLAKISKHPVCAIGGVKMDDIIENVRFNVIGSGFFNEN
- the accD gene encoding acetyl-CoA carboxylase, carboxyltransferase subunit beta produces the protein MDLRNLFSKISFDTKSKEQPTKKDAPSHWVKCPECSALMFFKEVENQDNICPKCNFHMRIGAKRRIEILTDKDSFVEYDANLKPNDPLKFVDKTSYKKRVDEALKNTGRTSSVVSGECTINGIPVQMVVFDFAFMGGSLGSVEGEKIVRAVNRAIEKHQGLIIISASGGARMQESTFALMQMAKTSAALKKLDHAKLPYISILTDPTMGGVSASFAFLGDIIMAEPGALIGFAGQRVIKQTIGADLPAGFQRAEFLLEKGSIDMVVNRSKMKQTLTDLLSMFQKEKIS
- a CDS encoding 23S rRNA (pseudouridine(1915)-N(3))-methyltransferase RlmH, whose amino-acid sequence is MKINIYSILKPSKDNFDSIIQEFVKMSSKYAKVEVLYIFNKNIAKAQTIGEKEAQQSYSETYEPLLKGYNIALDVLGKKVDTYAFSNLIENKNEVNFFIGGAYGFQREFLQKCDSVISLSDLTMAHKVANVVLTEQIFRSLCIQNNHPYHK